The Flavobacteriaceae bacterium 3519-10 genome includes a window with the following:
- a CDS encoding UDP-N-acetylglucosamine--N-acetylmuramyl- (pentapeptide) pyrophosphoryl-undecaprenol N-acetylglucosamine transferase: MNRKLKIIMSGGGTGGHIFPAIAIADEIRKRFPDAEFLFIGANGKMEMEKVPQAGYRIIGLNIAGFDRGNLLKNLGLPVKVISSLVKSRQIIKDFKPDFAVGTGGFASGPALFAAAFSGVPIFVQEQNSLPGKTNVFLAKKASAIFTAYPNMEKFFEGVKTLFLGNPIRKNIIEDLIDPETAREKLGLDKHKLTILSVGGSLGSRTLNNAWKENLQKVIDKDYQLIWQTGKTDYLNINSETETRHCRNLQIIEFITNMQLAYSAADVIVSRAGAIAISELAVAQKAVLLVPFPFAAEDHQTKNAETLVEKNAAKMVKDSEMKEQLWNTLTEITENPVLRREMAENLAFFAKPNATEEIVNEIVSSLNSKP; the protein is encoded by the coding sequence ATGAACAGAAAATTAAAAATAATAATGAGCGGCGGCGGAACGGGTGGACACATCTTTCCTGCAATCGCTATTGCCGACGAGATCCGAAAAAGGTTTCCCGACGCAGAATTTTTGTTTATTGGAGCCAACGGCAAAATGGAGATGGAGAAAGTGCCACAGGCAGGTTACAGAATCATCGGGCTGAATATCGCCGGCTTCGACCGCGGGAATTTGCTTAAGAATCTGGGCCTTCCGGTTAAAGTAATATCAAGTCTGGTAAAGTCAAGGCAGATCATTAAAGATTTCAAACCAGATTTTGCGGTAGGAACCGGCGGGTTTGCAAGTGGCCCGGCGCTTTTTGCGGCTGCTTTTTCGGGCGTTCCCATCTTCGTGCAGGAACAGAACTCGCTTCCGGGCAAGACAAATGTATTTCTGGCCAAAAAAGCCAGCGCCATATTCACAGCGTATCCGAATATGGAGAAATTTTTTGAAGGTGTAAAGACGTTGTTTTTGGGTAATCCGATACGCAAAAACATCATTGAAGACTTGATTGATCCGGAAACTGCGAGGGAAAAACTGGGACTTGATAAACACAAGCTCACGATTCTCTCGGTAGGCGGTTCGTTAGGCTCGCGAACCCTGAACAATGCATGGAAAGAAAACCTTCAGAAAGTTATTGATAAAGATTACCAGCTTATCTGGCAAACCGGCAAGACGGATTATCTGAATATCAACAGTGAAACCGAAACCAGGCATTGTCGCAATCTGCAGATTATAGAGTTCATCACCAATATGCAACTTGCGTATTCTGCCGCCGACGTAATTGTCTCCCGTGCAGGTGCTATCGCGATCTCCGAACTTGCTGTGGCGCAAAAAGCGGTGCTTTTGGTGCCTTTTCCGTTCGCGGCAGAAGACCATCAGACTAAAAATGCAGAGACGCTGGTTGAAAAAAATGCGGCGAAAATGGTGAAAGATTCCGAGATGAAAGAACAGCTCTGGAACACCTTAACGGAAATTACAGAAAATCCTGTTCTTCGACGTGAAATGGCGGAAAACCTTGCGTTTTTTGCCAAGCCTAACGCGACCGAGGAAATAGTAAATGAGATCGTATCATCATTAAACAGTAAGCCTTAA
- a CDS encoding Cell division protein ftsA → MENHEYSVGLDIGTTKIVAIVGRRNTHGKIEILGVGTAKSLGVHKGIVNNISQTIQSIKAAVTQAQASSGVEIHKVTVGIAGKHIRSLQHSDYIMRDNPDQYITENDIEKLKDQVKKLVMLPGEEIIHVLPQEYKIDSEGEIQEPIGMHGKRLEANFHVVVGQMGSIRNIARCVREAGLDMEALTLEPLASSESVLTKEEKEAGVAIVDIGGGTTDIAIFKDNIIRHTCVIPYGGGIITDDIKEGCSIIEKHAEQLKVKFGSAVPELEKDSTFVTIPGLHGRPDKEISLKTLAQVVSARVEEILEMVNTELKAYGAFEQKKKLIAGIVLTGGGSNLKNLRQLANYTTGFDSRIGFSNEYVANDKNQFLKGPEYATSIGLLMESLKIRDKKPTSPAAAKAVENAQPEIQAAAKVAEEAAPRTEDELIAEAAEKRRGKLTIGQKIMESVKKFFEEVE, encoded by the coding sequence ATGGAAAATCACGAGTATTCAGTAGGGCTCGATATAGGCACAACGAAGATTGTGGCTATTGTCGGACGCCGAAATACACACGGTAAGATCGAGATACTGGGTGTAGGAACGGCCAAAAGTTTAGGGGTTCACAAGGGTATTGTGAATAATATCTCACAAACCATCCAGTCAATCAAAGCGGCTGTAACCCAGGCGCAGGCAAGTTCTGGTGTGGAAATTCATAAAGTTACTGTTGGTATAGCGGGTAAACACATTCGCTCGCTGCAGCATTCAGATTATATTATGAGGGACAACCCCGACCAATATATCACCGAAAACGACATTGAGAAACTAAAAGATCAGGTTAAGAAACTCGTGATGTTGCCTGGTGAAGAAATTATCCATGTTTTGCCACAGGAGTACAAGATCGATTCAGAAGGAGAGATTCAGGAACCGATCGGTATGCACGGTAAGCGCCTTGAAGCTAACTTTCACGTAGTAGTGGGCCAAATGGGCAGCATCCGTAACATCGCAAGATGCGTGCGCGAAGCCGGTCTCGATATGGAAGCACTTACTTTAGAGCCGTTAGCCTCGTCCGAATCTGTTCTTACAAAGGAAGAAAAAGAAGCCGGCGTCGCTATTGTTGATATCGGTGGCGGAACAACAGACATCGCAATCTTTAAAGACAACATTATCCGTCATACCTGCGTAATTCCTTACGGTGGCGGCATTATTACGGACGATATTAAAGAAGGCTGTTCAATCATTGAGAAACATGCTGAGCAGTTAAAAGTAAAATTCGGTTCCGCTGTACCCGAACTCGAAAAGGACAGCACATTTGTTACGATACCAGGTTTGCACGGCAGACCCGACAAGGAAATTTCACTGAAAACCTTAGCGCAGGTCGTGAGTGCGCGGGTTGAAGAGATCCTCGAAATGGTGAATACAGAGCTTAAAGCGTACGGCGCATTCGAGCAGAAGAAAAAACTAATCGCGGGTATTGTGCTTACGGGCGGAGGTTCAAACCTAAAAAATCTGCGTCAGCTTGCCAATTACACAACCGGGTTCGACAGCCGCATCGGGTTTTCAAATGAATATGTTGCAAACGACAAAAACCAGTTCCTTAAAGGTCCTGAATATGCAACTTCGATCGGTTTACTGATGGAAAGTCTGAAGATCCGCGACAAGAAACCCACTTCGCCAGCCGCAGCGAAAGCTGTGGAAAACGCACAACCGGAAATACAGGCTGCTGCTAAAGTTGCTGAAGAAGCTGCGCCAAGAACTGAGGATGAACTGATTGCCGAGGCTGCAGAAAAGCGTCGCGGTAAACTCACCATTGGCCAGAAAATAATGGAAAGTGTAAAGAAATTCTTTGAAGAAGTAGAATAA
- a CDS encoding Cell division protein ftsW encodes MQETENKFELLKGDKVLWSVVLLISFFSVFPVYSASSNLEYIVNSGTTTSHLFKHTFFVVLGLAIMRGVGVFKYEYIGKLSSIGLVVMIMLLGLTMVTGQTIDGASASRWLKIPGTPISFQPSSFAYLLLVIYLCRYLTKKIKRERHTWENILFVFGPVLLVFGLVAKDNGSTALMILIVSLAVMLIGQLNKKYILGFCGLSAAAIGIFMFLALKTDIIENNRVHTWMSRIEVFFDSKQENQIENEIDKAKNYQVMQAKAAIVHGGIAGMGPGKSALKQMLPQSASDFIFAIIVEEYGFVGALVLISLYLIMIIRIVMIASKMPAFFGSLLVLSLGLMIFVQLAVNIAVAVNLIPVTGQPLPLISYGGTSMLVTYIQLGIILNVSSRIQVYDEEGMGKKQNIEEINDIA; translated from the coding sequence ATGCAGGAAACAGAAAACAAATTCGAACTGCTGAAAGGCGATAAAGTACTCTGGAGCGTGGTCTTGCTGATCTCGTTCTTCTCGGTATTTCCCGTGTATTCGGCGAGTTCTAATTTGGAATATATTGTAAACAGCGGAACCACAACTTCGCATCTCTTCAAACATACCTTTTTCGTTGTGTTGGGGCTCGCGATCATGCGTGGAGTCGGCGTTTTCAAATACGAATATATCGGCAAACTGAGCAGCATCGGCCTTGTGGTGATGATTATGCTGTTGGGTTTAACGATGGTGACAGGCCAGACCATCGACGGAGCTTCCGCTTCACGCTGGCTGAAAATTCCGGGTACGCCGATTTCATTCCAGCCGTCTTCATTCGCTTACCTGTTGCTTGTTATTTATCTGTGCCGATATTTAACCAAAAAGATAAAAAGAGAACGCCACACGTGGGAAAATATCCTTTTTGTGTTCGGTCCGGTATTGCTCGTATTTGGCCTCGTAGCAAAGGATAACGGGTCTACAGCGCTGATGATTCTCATCGTTTCGCTTGCGGTAATGCTGATCGGGCAACTCAATAAAAAGTATATTTTAGGATTCTGCGGCCTTTCCGCGGCAGCCATCGGTATCTTCATGTTTTTAGCTTTAAAGACGGACATCATAGAAAATAACCGTGTGCACACATGGATGAGCCGCATCGAAGTCTTTTTTGATTCTAAGCAGGAAAACCAGATCGAAAACGAAATAGACAAGGCAAAAAACTACCAGGTAATGCAGGCAAAAGCCGCCATCGTACATGGTGGAATTGCCGGAATGGGACCTGGGAAAAGCGCACTGAAACAAATGCTTCCGCAATCGGCCTCCGATTTTATTTTCGCGATTATCGTGGAAGAATATGGCTTCGTCGGCGCACTGGTGCTCATCTCGCTCTATTTAATAATGATTATCCGGATCGTGATGATCGCGAGTAAGATGCCAGCTTTTTTCGGAAGTCTGCTGGTGCTGAGTCTCGGGCTCATGATTTTCGTGCAGCTTGCAGTGAATATTGCTGTTGCCGTGAACCTCATACCCGTCACCGGACAGCCTTTGCCGTTAATCAGTTACGGTGGAACATCCATGTTGGTGACTTATATTCAGCTCGGGATTATCTTAAATGTAAGCTCCAGAATACAGGTTTATGATGAAGAAGGCATGGGCAAAAAACAGAATATCGAAGAAATAAACGACATCGCATAA
- a CDS encoding UDP-N-acetylmuramoylalanine--D-glutamate ligase: MFLNLKSKKDMKIVVLGGGESGFGAAYLAKKKGLDVFLSDKGLIREDYKKLLTAAEIDFEEGKHDEERILAADWIIKSPGIPKKADIIFKINQKDIRLSSEIEFASEFTNAKIIAITGSNGKTTTTSLIYHILKNDGLKVGLGGNIGKSFAKQVADESFDYYVLEVSSFQLDDIQNFRPHISLLLNLSQDHLDQYNYNYEEYALAKFRIAENQENDNFFIYNKDDEMSQNLLEKLEVKAKMIPFSLKEKLKEGGFFTGDKMVVKLQDEFSMDIAELALVGNHNVANSLAASIAGKILKISNESIRNSLMTFQAVQHRLEQVAETGGVRFINDSKATNVNATYYALESMKQPTVWIVGGIDKGNDYTEIEDLVKRKVKAIVCLGLDNQKIVDFFKSKKDLIYSTSSMAEAVNISKSLAAKGDAVLLSPCCASFDLFENYEDRGNQFKKEVFKTETVKG, from the coding sequence TTGTTCCTGAATCTAAAATCTAAAAAAGATATGAAAATAGTTGTTTTAGGAGGCGGAGAAAGCGGTTTTGGCGCTGCCTATTTAGCGAAGAAAAAGGGGCTTGACGTCTTTCTTTCAGACAAAGGTCTGATCAGGGAAGACTATAAAAAGCTGCTTACTGCTGCCGAAATCGATTTCGAAGAAGGAAAGCACGACGAGGAAAGAATTCTTGCTGCAGACTGGATTATCAAGTCGCCCGGGATCCCTAAGAAAGCTGATATTATTTTTAAAATCAATCAGAAAGACATCAGGTTATCCTCCGAAATAGAGTTCGCATCCGAATTTACAAACGCTAAGATCATTGCAATTACCGGCAGCAATGGCAAAACGACGACAACATCGCTTATTTATCATATTCTTAAAAATGACGGGCTGAAAGTTGGTTTAGGCGGAAACATTGGCAAAAGCTTCGCAAAACAGGTGGCCGACGAAAGTTTCGATTATTATGTATTGGAAGTAAGTTCTTTTCAGTTAGATGATATTCAGAATTTCAGACCTCATATTTCGCTGTTGTTGAATTTGAGTCAGGATCATCTTGATCAGTACAACTATAACTACGAAGAATATGCGCTTGCGAAATTCCGCATCGCCGAAAATCAGGAAAACGATAATTTCTTCATTTATAACAAAGATGACGAAATGAGCCAGAATCTGCTTGAAAAACTGGAAGTTAAGGCCAAAATGATCCCGTTTTCACTTAAAGAAAAACTGAAGGAAGGTGGTTTTTTCACAGGCGACAAAATGGTGGTGAAACTTCAGGATGAATTTTCAATGGACATCGCCGAACTCGCATTGGTGGGAAATCATAACGTAGCAAACAGTCTGGCGGCTTCAATAGCAGGTAAAATACTGAAAATCAGCAATGAAAGTATCCGCAATTCGCTGATGACCTTTCAGGCAGTGCAACACCGCCTTGAGCAGGTAGCCGAAACTGGCGGTGTTAGATTTATTAACGACAGCAAGGCAACAAACGTGAACGCTACTTATTACGCCCTCGAAAGCATGAAACAACCGACCGTGTGGATCGTTGGCGGAATTGATAAAGGAAACGACTACACAGAAATTGAAGACCTGGTTAAAAGAAAAGTGAAAGCGATTGTATGTCTGGGTCTCGACAACCAGAAAATCGTTGATTTCTTCAAGAGTAAAAAAGACCTTATCTACAGCACATCCAGTATGGCAGAAGCGGTAAATATCTCGAAATCCCTGGCTGCCAAAGGCGATGCAGTTCTGCTTTCGCCATGCTGCGCAAGCTTCGATCTGTTCGAGAATTACGAAGACCGCGGAAACCAGTTTAAAAAGGAAGTATTTAAAACAGAAACCGTGAAAGGTTAA
- a CDS encoding putative auxin-regulated protein, which translates to MSQMATKALFNTVVNWFIRQRIDQIENFIRQPIETQHGVLFSQLYHAENTDYGKIHGFSSISTYEDFRRNVPVVTYEDFEPFIEKARQGKADVFWPGYIRKFAKSSGTTNAKSKFIPISEESLEDCHYKAGKDLLSIYANNHPENSLFSNKNLRLGGSAELYQDFNTKFGDLSAIMIENLPFWVEITTTPSKKVSLMSEWESKLKAIVSEVKNEDVGSITGVPSWMMVLLQRTLQETGHATISELWPNLEVFFHGGISFKPYREQYNKIIGKEINYYEIYNASEGFFAIQDRHGSDEMLLMLDYGIFYEFIPMDTFHSAGRQAIPLSEVELGKNYAMVITTNSGLWRYLIGDTVKFTSLSPFRIRVSGRTKHYINAFGEELMIDNVEAALTRACAETNACVSDFTGAPVFMKDGDSGAHEWIFEFTQNPDDLERFTDIFDEALKSLNSDYEAKRYNNMTLNRPVVHVAKPQLFYNWMSSRGKLGGQNKVPRLSNDREYIDPILEMNA; encoded by the coding sequence TTGTCTCAGATGGCAACGAAAGCACTTTTTAACACTGTAGTAAACTGGTTTATCCGGCAGCGGATCGATCAGATCGAGAATTTTATCCGGCAACCCATCGAAACCCAACACGGTGTGCTTTTTTCCCAGCTTTATCACGCGGAAAATACCGATTATGGCAAAATTCATGGCTTCAGCTCGATTTCTACGTATGAAGATTTCCGACGCAATGTACCGGTTGTAACCTACGAAGATTTCGAACCGTTTATAGAGAAAGCGCGCCAGGGGAAAGCAGATGTTTTCTGGCCGGGATATATCCGGAAATTCGCCAAATCTTCCGGAACTACCAATGCAAAAAGCAAATTCATCCCTATTTCGGAAGAAAGTCTTGAAGACTGCCATTACAAAGCCGGCAAAGATCTGCTTTCAATTTACGCCAACAACCATCCAGAAAATTCGCTGTTCTCAAATAAAAACCTTAGGCTTGGCGGCAGCGCAGAACTTTACCAGGATTTCAATACGAAATTCGGCGACCTTTCCGCGATTATGATTGAAAATCTGCCGTTTTGGGTAGAAATCACCACCACACCCAGCAAGAAGGTTTCGCTGATGTCTGAATGGGAAAGTAAGCTTAAAGCGATAGTTTCTGAAGTAAAAAACGAAGACGTTGGAAGTATAACCGGCGTCCCGAGTTGGATGATGGTATTGCTGCAGCGCACATTACAGGAAACCGGACACGCAACCATTTCGGAATTGTGGCCGAATCTTGAAGTGTTTTTTCACGGCGGAATCAGCTTTAAACCTTACCGAGAACAGTATAACAAAATCATAGGTAAAGAAATTAATTACTACGAAATTTATAACGCCTCCGAAGGCTTTTTCGCAATTCAGGACCGTCACGGCAGCGACGAAATGCTTCTGATGCTCGACTATGGGATTTTTTATGAATTCATCCCGATGGATACTTTCCATTCCGCAGGCCGGCAGGCAATACCGTTATCTGAAGTAGAACTCGGAAAAAATTACGCAATGGTAATTACGACCAACAGTGGGTTGTGGCGTTATCTTATTGGCGACACCGTGAAGTTCACTTCGCTTTCGCCTTTCCGAATCAGGGTTTCAGGCAGAACCAAGCATTATATCAATGCATTTGGTGAAGAACTGATGATCGATAATGTGGAGGCAGCGCTTACAAGAGCTTGTGCTGAGACCAATGCTTGTGTCAGCGATTTCACCGGCGCGCCTGTTTTTATGAAGGACGGCGACAGTGGTGCGCATGAATGGATTTTCGAATTCACCCAAAATCCTGATGATCTTGAGCGTTTTACCGATATTTTTGATGAAGCGTTAAAGTCGCTCAACTCAGATTATGAGGCCAAACGTTACAATAATATGACGCTGAACCGTCCTGTTGTGCACGTTGCGAAACCTCAGCTTTTCTACAACTGGATGTCGTCCCGAGGAAAACTGGGCGGACAGAACAAAGTTCCGCGCCTCAGCAATGACCGTGAGTACATTGATCCGATTCTCGAAATGAACGCCTAA
- a CDS encoding Cell division protein ftsZ, with product MENMNTPGFSFDLPKGNSSIIKVIGVGGGGNNALKHMYERGIHGVDFVICNTDAQTLDNNPVSNKVQLGVTITEGLGAGADPEVGEKAAIESIEEIKAAMGQNTKMVFITAGMGGGTGTGAAPVIAKVAKDMGILTVGIVTVPFSFEGKRRLEQADLGLDKLRNNVDSLIVINNDKLRQQYGNLGFKSGFSKADEVLTNAAKGMAEVITGYFDVNIDFRDAKSVLANSGTALMSNGIASGENKAEEAVKKALDSPLLNDNKITGARNVLLLIRSGSEEVTMDEIGVIMDHIQKEAGNTADIIFGVGTDEELGDAVSVLVIATGFAKDHHKHSGVSEKINFKLTDEMSAAAPQQSPFTHKSSREEIKRENFNRDGLFVLDDEEDCPVQEFPVRTSEPKASTKMSLTPNEFFSLTDTELPEQTFNINTPSREIDLFSFDDSNAQEPESQSFKFEVETPKETPNKTLFQADEPMEFSFFVNEPIEEPKAETPQPKVIINEKPVLKTETKVETAEKSETPKFEVEDDFTFVSKPTSNEKILERRNKLKEFNSRYQITETENEFETIPAYRRKNIAVEGTNASEHKINSYLAEDNGRMQVRENRFLNKDVD from the coding sequence ATGGAAAACATGAACACCCCGGGATTCTCCTTCGATTTGCCAAAAGGAAATTCTTCAATAATAAAAGTAATCGGTGTAGGTGGCGGTGGAAACAACGCGCTTAAGCACATGTACGAACGTGGCATACACGGTGTAGATTTCGTGATCTGCAATACAGATGCGCAGACTTTAGACAATAACCCGGTATCGAATAAAGTTCAGCTGGGCGTTACGATCACCGAAGGATTGGGCGCAGGAGCTGATCCTGAAGTGGGCGAAAAAGCAGCCATCGAAAGCATCGAAGAGATCAAAGCTGCAATGGGCCAGAACACCAAAATGGTCTTCATCACAGCAGGAATGGGCGGTGGAACCGGAACCGGCGCGGCACCAGTTATCGCTAAAGTAGCCAAAGATATGGGCATTCTAACGGTCGGTATCGTTACAGTACCTTTCAGTTTTGAAGGGAAAAGACGTTTGGAGCAGGCAGATTTAGGTCTTGATAAATTGAGGAATAATGTAGATTCACTTATCGTAATCAATAATGATAAACTGCGCCAGCAATACGGAAATCTTGGTTTCAAATCCGGTTTTTCTAAGGCCGATGAGGTTTTAACTAATGCTGCGAAAGGAATGGCCGAAGTAATTACCGGTTATTTTGATGTAAATATCGATTTCCGGGATGCGAAATCAGTATTGGCAAATTCAGGAACTGCATTGATGTCGAATGGTATCGCGTCTGGCGAAAACAAAGCGGAAGAAGCCGTAAAAAAAGCGCTTGATTCACCATTGTTAAACGATAATAAAATTACCGGTGCAAGAAACGTATTGCTTCTGATCAGAAGCGGTTCCGAAGAAGTGACGATGGACGAAATCGGTGTGATTATGGATCATATCCAAAAAGAAGCCGGTAACACTGCCGATATTATTTTTGGTGTTGGTACGGATGAAGAACTGGGCGATGCAGTAAGCGTACTTGTTATTGCGACAGGGTTTGCAAAGGATCACCACAAACATTCAGGTGTTTCAGAGAAAATTAATTTTAAGCTCACGGATGAGATGTCAGCAGCTGCACCACAGCAGTCGCCGTTTACCCATAAATCTTCACGCGAAGAAATCAAGCGCGAAAATTTCAACCGCGATGGTCTTTTTGTTTTGGATGATGAAGAAGATTGCCCTGTGCAGGAATTTCCGGTTAGAACTTCCGAGCCTAAAGCCAGTACGAAGATGAGCCTAACTCCGAACGAGTTTTTTAGTTTAACGGATACAGAGCTTCCTGAGCAGACGTTCAACATCAACACACCGTCACGCGAAATTGACCTTTTCTCATTTGATGATTCGAACGCGCAGGAACCGGAATCGCAGTCGTTTAAATTTGAGGTTGAAACCCCGAAGGAAACTCCGAATAAAACTTTATTTCAGGCAGACGAGCCGATGGAGTTCAGTTTTTTCGTAAACGAACCGATTGAGGAGCCTAAGGCTGAAACACCACAGCCTAAAGTAATAATCAATGAAAAACCGGTTCTGAAAACCGAAACAAAGGTGGAAACAGCAGAGAAATCTGAAACTCCGAAGTTTGAAGTTGAAGATGACTTTACTTTTGTGAGCAAGCCAACTTCGAACGAGAAAATTCTTGAAAGACGTAATAAACTGAAGGAATTCAATTCGAGATATCAGATTACAGAAACTGAAAACGAGTTCGAAACCATTCCTGCGTACAGAAGAAAAAACATCGCGGTGGAGGGCACTAATGCTTCCGAGCATAAAATCAACAGCTACCTCGCGGAAGATAACGGCCGCATGCAGGTACGCGAAAACAGGTTTTTAAATAAAGATGTTGATTAA
- a CDS encoding UDP-N-acetylmuramate--alanine ligase produces MKTLETYQNLFFVGVGGIGMSALARYFHASGKNVLGYDKSRTKLTSVLVSEGIDVVFEDVIDQKINGLTPENTLVIYTPAIKELGILKHFTDLGFRVLKRAQVLGMITHDTNSIAVAGTHGKTTTSSLVAHLCREAELPFSAFLGGIAENFKSNFLFNGDDISVVEADEYDRSFLQLSPDWAIITSIDADHLDIYGDTATIEKGFRDFAELVPEDTQLFVRKGIDIGRPARTYAANEKADFYSDNIRETGDKILFDFHDESGDIYLFEWEIPGIHNVENATAAIALLHTFGVSYKTLQRGISGFKGIKRRYTKHSFSTGKIYIDDYAHHPTELNAVIGSLKTFYPDKKLLVVFQPHLFSRTRDFADGFADSLEKADDLILLDIYPARELQKNYEGVTSQWLSEKIKTENKEVAALEDAFAKIKEKNFDILLTVGAGNIDILSDGIVEWLATESDEKQPSHA; encoded by the coding sequence ATGAAAACTTTAGAAACATACCAAAACCTCTTTTTTGTCGGCGTCGGCGGCATCGGCATGAGCGCTTTGGCGAGGTATTTCCACGCTTCGGGCAAAAATGTTCTGGGCTACGATAAAAGCCGGACCAAGCTAACGTCCGTATTGGTTTCGGAAGGTATTGATGTTGTTTTCGAAGATGTTATCGATCAGAAAATCAACGGTTTAACACCCGAGAATACACTTGTGATCTACACGCCGGCCATCAAAGAGCTCGGCATATTAAAACATTTTACCGATCTCGGATTTCGGGTGCTGAAAAGGGCACAGGTTCTTGGTATGATTACGCACGACACCAACAGCATTGCGGTCGCCGGTACACATGGCAAAACGACAACTTCGTCGCTCGTGGCGCATCTGTGCCGTGAAGCAGAACTTCCGTTCTCCGCTTTTCTGGGTGGAATAGCCGAAAATTTTAAATCTAATTTCCTGTTTAACGGCGACGATATTTCAGTAGTGGAAGCCGATGAATATGACCGAAGTTTCCTACAGCTGTCGCCGGACTGGGCCATTATTACCTCGATCGATGCAGATCACCTCGATATTTATGGCGACACCGCCACTATTGAGAAAGGCTTCCGCGATTTTGCGGAGTTGGTGCCTGAAGACACACAGCTTTTTGTGCGTAAAGGCATTGATATCGGCCGCCCTGCGAGGACTTATGCCGCAAACGAAAAAGCCGATTTTTATTCAGACAATATCCGGGAAACCGGCGACAAAATTTTATTTGATTTTCATGATGAATCCGGCGATATTTACCTGTTCGAGTGGGAAATACCGGGGATTCACAACGTAGAAAACGCCACGGCCGCCATTGCGCTGCTTCACACTTTCGGGGTGAGTTATAAAACGTTGCAGCGTGGAATTTCAGGTTTTAAAGGCATCAAACGCAGATATACCAAACACAGTTTCAGCACCGGAAAGATCTATATCGACGACTATGCCCACCATCCAACCGAACTTAATGCGGTAATAGGGTCTCTGAAGACATTTTATCCGGACAAAAAACTGTTGGTCGTCTTCCAGCCCCATCTGTTCAGTCGCACGCGTGATTTCGCTGACGGATTCGCCGATAGCCTCGAAAAAGCTGATGATTTAATACTGCTTGATATTTACCCAGCCAGAGAATTACAGAAAAATTATGAAGGCGTGACCTCGCAATGGCTTTCAGAAAAAATTAAGACAGAAAATAAAGAAGTAGCGGCATTGGAAGATGCTTTTGCAAAGATTAAAGAAAAAAATTTCGATATACTGCTTACGGTTGGAGCCGGAAATATCGATATTTTATCTGATGGAATTGTAGAATGGCTGGCAACGGAGTCGGATGAAAAACAGCCGTCGCACGCTTAA
- a CDS encoding Cell division protein ftsQ has protein sequence MKRFNSKPMEKVTVNLTKTTHPVYFIDEKDIREIVKKSNPSKKVGDINIPELEKKLNQLPAVDSANVYLNLNGNLNLDIRQKVPAFRLNKDGRDFYVDTKGVEFPISKNYSFPCMLVMGDVDKSEYTKVAELVDKIDKDDFSKKYFIGISKEKGGYNLLTSQGNYKVEIGDLENINLKVKGFKTFVEKFLIYQQPEKYTRISVKYDNQIVTTLNPHFEENDSLINIGKREMAKVPNLAQQKQSLAGVPKSVRNSAPAKPKPKAEKPKEVVAKKTAEKAAKTTSKPKPKVKIE, from the coding sequence TTGAAAAGATTCAACAGTAAACCGATGGAAAAAGTGACGGTAAATCTTACCAAAACCACCCATCCGGTTTATTTTATCGACGAAAAAGATATCCGCGAAATCGTTAAGAAATCGAATCCTTCAAAAAAAGTTGGTGACATTAATATCCCGGAACTCGAAAAAAAACTTAATCAGCTGCCGGCTGTGGACAGCGCGAACGTGTATTTGAATCTGAATGGCAACCTGAATTTGGATATTCGCCAGAAAGTGCCTGCATTCAGGCTTAACAAAGACGGCCGCGATTTTTATGTCGACACAAAAGGAGTGGAGTTTCCGATTTCTAAAAACTACTCCTTTCCATGCATGCTGGTGATGGGCGATGTAGACAAATCTGAATATACAAAGGTGGCCGAACTGGTAGATAAAATAGATAAGGACGACTTTAGCAAGAAATATTTCATCGGTATTTCTAAAGAGAAGGGCGGCTACAACCTGCTAACGAGTCAGGGCAACTATAAAGTTGAAATTGGGGATTTAGAGAATATTAATTTGAAGGTGAAAGGGTTTAAGACATTTGTGGAAAAATTCCTGATCTACCAGCAGCCTGAAAAATATACGAGGATCTCGGTGAAGTACGATAACCAGATCGTCACCACACTTAATCCGCATTTTGAGGAGAACGACAGCCTCATCAACATCGGAAAAAGAGAAATGGCAAAAGTTCCGAATTTGGCGCAGCAAAAACAAAGTCTGGCCGGTGTGCCAAAGTCTGTCAGAAACTCTGCACCCGCGAAACCTAAGCCAAAAGCTGAAAAGCCCAAAGAAGTGGTGGCAAAGAAAACTGCTGAAAAAGCTGCCAAAACAACCAGCAAACCAAAACCAAAAGTAAAAATAGAGTAA